A genomic stretch from Enterobacter dykesii includes:
- the hpaX gene encoding 4-hydroxyphenylacetate permease — MTTSTLQTHDNKAIEHRAINKLFRRLIVFLFILFVFSFLDRINIGFAGLTMGKDLGLTSTMFGLAATLFYVTYVLCGIPSNIMLAKIGARRWIAGIMVVWGIASTCTMFATSPETLYVLRMLVGIAEAGFLPGILVYLTWWFPAYHRARANALFMIAMPVTMMLGSILSGYILAMDGLWNLKGWQWLFLLEGLPSVVLGVVTWFYLNDTPDQATWLDDDEKQALKTMIAREQEVAIAQSVTPRSTLREVLTPAVLLYTLAYFCLTNTLSAINIWTPQILQSFNTGSSNIVIGLLAAIPQFCTILGMIWWSRRSDRLKERKKHTILPYLFAAAGWMLASATDHSLIQLLGIIMASTGSFTAMAIFWTTPDRVISLQSRAVALAVINAIGNVGSAVSPLLIGILRDATGSFSSGLWFVAGLLVVGALVLTRIPMTQRDQQRNDHVPEPYRQH; from the coding sequence ATGACGACCTCTACCCTGCAAACCCATGATAATAAAGCTATTGAACATCGCGCCATTAACAAGCTGTTCCGACGCCTGATCGTCTTTCTCTTTATCCTGTTTGTCTTTTCGTTTCTCGATCGCATCAACATCGGCTTTGCCGGGCTGACGATGGGCAAAGATCTGGGCCTTACGTCGACCATGTTTGGCCTGGCCGCGACGCTGTTTTACGTCACCTACGTACTGTGCGGCATCCCGAGCAACATCATGCTGGCGAAGATCGGCGCACGCCGCTGGATCGCCGGGATCATGGTGGTGTGGGGCATCGCCTCCACCTGCACCATGTTCGCCACCAGCCCTGAAACCCTCTACGTTCTGCGCATGCTGGTGGGCATTGCCGAAGCCGGTTTCCTGCCGGGGATCCTGGTCTACCTCACCTGGTGGTTCCCGGCGTATCACCGCGCCCGCGCCAACGCGCTGTTTATGATCGCCATGCCGGTGACCATGATGCTCGGCTCGATCCTCTCCGGCTACATTCTGGCGATGGACGGGCTGTGGAACCTGAAGGGCTGGCAGTGGCTGTTCCTGCTGGAAGGTCTGCCGTCGGTGGTGCTCGGCGTGGTGACCTGGTTTTACCTCAACGACACGCCGGATCAGGCCACCTGGCTCGACGACGACGAAAAGCAGGCGCTGAAAACGATGATCGCCCGCGAGCAGGAGGTCGCCATTGCCCAATCCGTCACGCCGCGTTCGACGCTGCGCGAAGTGCTGACCCCGGCGGTGCTGCTCTACACGCTGGCCTACTTCTGCCTGACCAATACGCTCAGCGCCATCAACATCTGGACGCCGCAGATCCTGCAGAGCTTCAACACGGGGAGCAGCAATATCGTCATCGGCCTGCTGGCGGCGATCCCGCAGTTTTGCACCATTCTCGGGATGATCTGGTGGAGCCGACGCTCCGACAGGCTGAAAGAGCGAAAAAAGCACACCATCCTGCCGTACCTGTTCGCCGCGGCGGGATGGATGCTGGCCTCGGCCACCGATCACAGCCTGATCCAGCTGCTTGGCATCATTATGGCCTCAACCGGATCCTTCACCGCCATGGCGATATTCTGGACCACGCCGGATCGGGTGATTAGCCTGCAGTCCCGCGCGGTGGCGCTGGCGGTGATCAACGCCATCGGCAACGTCGGCTCCGCCGTCAGCCCGCTGCTGATTGGGATCCTGCGCGACGCGACCGGCAGCTTCAGCTCCGGGCTGTGGTTTGTGGCCGGGCTGCTGGTGGTCGGCGCGCTGGTGCTGACGCGCATCCCGATGACGCAGCGGGATCAACAGAGGAACGATCATGTGCCAGAGCCCTATCGCCAACATTGA
- the hpaI gene encoding 4-hydroxy-2-oxoheptanedioate aldolase: MQNAFKAALKAGRPQIGLWLGLTSSYSAELLAGAGFDWLLIDGEHAPNNVQTVLTQLQAIAPYPSQPVVRPSWNDPVQIKQLLDVGAQTLLVPMVQNADEARLAVRSTRYPPAGIRGVGSALARASRWNRIPDYLQLANDAMCVLVQIETREALKNLPQILDVEGVDGVFIGPADLSADMGFAGNPQHPEVQAAIEQAIAQIRAAGKAPGILMANEPLAKRYLELGALFVAVGVDTTLLARGAEALAARFIEQPVTSVNNNKSVY, translated from the coding sequence ATGCAAAACGCATTCAAAGCGGCGCTGAAGGCGGGCCGTCCGCAAATCGGTTTATGGCTGGGGCTCACCAGCAGCTACAGCGCCGAGCTGCTGGCCGGAGCAGGCTTCGACTGGCTGCTGATCGACGGCGAGCACGCGCCGAATAATGTGCAAACCGTGTTAACCCAATTACAGGCCATCGCGCCTTATCCCAGCCAGCCGGTGGTGCGCCCGTCGTGGAACGATCCGGTGCAGATAAAACAGCTGCTGGACGTGGGCGCGCAAACCCTGCTGGTGCCGATGGTGCAAAACGCCGACGAAGCGCGGCTGGCGGTACGTTCCACCCGCTACCCGCCCGCGGGCATTCGCGGCGTCGGCAGCGCCCTGGCGCGCGCGTCGCGCTGGAACCGCATTCCGGATTACCTGCAGCTGGCCAACGACGCCATGTGCGTGCTGGTGCAGATCGAAACCCGCGAGGCGCTGAAAAACCTGCCGCAGATCCTCGACGTGGAAGGCGTTGACGGCGTGTTTATCGGCCCGGCGGATCTGAGCGCCGACATGGGCTTTGCCGGCAATCCGCAGCATCCGGAGGTACAGGCCGCCATCGAGCAGGCGATCGCGCAGATACGCGCCGCTGGTAAAGCGCCCGGCATCCTGATGGCGAACGAGCCGCTGGCAAAACGCTACCTCGAGCTTGGCGCGCTGTTTGTCGCCGTCGGCGTCGACACCACCCTGCTCGCCCGCGGCGCCGAAGCGCTGGCGGCACGCTTTATCGAACAACCGGTTACGTCAGTTAATAACAATAAATCCGTCTACTAA
- the hpaH gene encoding 2-oxo-hept-4-ene-1,7-dioate hydratase: MLDKHTHTLIAHRLHQAEQSREQIRQISLDYPTITIDDAYAVQREWVSLKIAEGRVLKGHKIGLTSKAMQASSQISEPDYGALLDDMFFHDGSDIPVDRFIVPRIEVELAFVLAKPLRGPNCTIFDVYNATDYVIPALELIDARCHNVDPETQRPRKVFDTISDNAANAGVILGGRPIKPDELDLRWISALLYRNGVIEETGVAAGVLNHPANGVAWLANKLAPYDVQLEPGQIILGGSFTRPVPASRGDTFHVDYGNMGSISCRFV, encoded by the coding sequence ATGCTCGACAAACATACCCATACCCTGATCGCCCATCGTCTGCATCAGGCGGAACAATCCCGGGAGCAGATCCGCCAGATCTCCCTTGACTACCCGACGATCACCATCGACGACGCCTACGCCGTCCAGCGCGAATGGGTCAGCCTGAAGATTGCCGAAGGCCGCGTGCTGAAGGGCCACAAGATCGGCCTGACCTCCAAAGCGATGCAGGCCAGCTCGCAGATTAGCGAGCCGGACTACGGCGCGCTGCTGGACGACATGTTCTTCCACGACGGCAGCGATATTCCCGTCGATCGCTTCATCGTTCCGCGCATCGAAGTGGAGCTGGCCTTCGTGCTGGCAAAACCGCTGCGCGGCCCGAACTGCACGATCTTCGACGTCTACAACGCTACGGACTACGTGATCCCCGCGCTGGAGCTGATCGACGCCCGCTGCCACAACGTTGACCCGGAGACCCAGCGCCCGCGCAAGGTGTTCGATACCATTTCCGATAACGCTGCCAACGCGGGGGTGATCCTCGGCGGTCGCCCGATTAAGCCCGACGAGCTGGATCTGCGCTGGATCTCCGCCCTGCTCTACCGCAACGGCGTGATCGAAGAGACCGGCGTTGCCGCAGGCGTGCTTAACCACCCGGCGAACGGCGTGGCGTGGCTGGCGAACAAGCTGGCACCGTACGACGTGCAGCTTGAGCCCGGCCAGATTATTCTCGGCGGCTCCTTTACCCGCCCGGTGCCCGCCAGCAGAGGCGACACCTTCCACGTTGACTACGGCAACATGGGCTCCATCAGCTGCCGCTTTGTGTAA
- a CDS encoding 5-carboxymethyl-2-hydroxymuconate Delta-isomerase yields MPHFIAECTDNIREQADLPGLFAKVNEALAATGIFPIGGIRSRAHWLDTWQMADGRHDYAFVHMTLKIGSGRSLESREEVGEMLFALIKTHFAELMASRYLALSFELDELHPTLNYKQNNVHALFK; encoded by the coding sequence ATGCCGCACTTTATTGCTGAATGTACCGACAACATCCGCGAGCAGGCCGACCTGCCGGGGCTGTTTGCCAAAGTGAACGAGGCGCTCGCCGCCACGGGCATATTCCCCATCGGCGGCATTCGCAGCCGCGCCCACTGGCTGGACACCTGGCAGATGGCCGACGGCAGGCACGATTACGCCTTTGTGCATATGACGCTGAAGATTGGTTCCGGGCGCAGCCTGGAGAGCCGGGAAGAGGTCGGTGAAATGCTGTTTGCGCTGATCAAAACGCATTTTGCGGAGCTGATGGCTAGCCGCTATCTGGCGCTGTCGTTCGAGCTGGACGAGCTGCATCCGACGCTCAATTACAAACAAAACAACGTGCACGCGCTGTTTAAGTAA
- the hpaD gene encoding 3,4-dihydroxyphenylacetate 2,3-dioxygenase — protein MGKLALAAKITHVPSMYLSELPGKNHGCRQGAIDGHKEISKRCRELGVDTIIVFDTHWLVNSAYHINCADHFSGVYTSNELPHFIRDMTYDYDGNPELGQLIADEAVKLGVRAKAHNIPSLKLEYGTLVPMRYMNADKHFKVVSISAFCTVHDFADSRRLGEAIVSAIEKYDGTVAVLASGSLSHRFIDDQRAEEGMNSYTREFDRQMDERVVKLWREGQFKEFCSMLPEYADYCYGEGNMHDTVMLLGMLGWDQYDGKVEFLTELFASSGTGQVNAVFPLPA, from the coding sequence ATGGGTAAATTAGCGTTAGCGGCAAAAATCACCCACGTTCCGTCAATGTATCTCTCCGAGCTGCCGGGCAAAAACCACGGCTGCCGCCAGGGCGCCATCGACGGGCATAAAGAGATTAGCAAGCGCTGCCGGGAGCTGGGCGTCGATACCATTATCGTCTTCGACACCCACTGGCTGGTGAACAGCGCCTACCACATCAACTGTGCGGACCATTTTTCGGGCGTCTACACCAGCAACGAGCTGCCGCACTTTATCCGCGACATGACCTACGACTACGACGGCAATCCGGAACTCGGCCAGCTCATCGCCGACGAGGCGGTGAAGCTTGGCGTACGCGCCAAAGCGCACAACATCCCGAGCCTGAAGCTGGAGTACGGCACGCTGGTGCCGATGCGCTACATGAACGCGGATAAGCACTTCAAGGTGGTCTCTATTTCGGCGTTCTGCACGGTTCACGACTTCGCCGACAGCCGCAGGCTGGGCGAGGCCATCGTCAGCGCCATTGAGAAATACGACGGCACCGTGGCGGTGCTCGCCAGCGGCTCGCTGTCGCACCGCTTTATCGACGACCAGCGCGCGGAGGAAGGGATGAACAGCTACACCCGCGAGTTCGACCGTCAGATGGACGAGCGCGTGGTGAAGCTGTGGCGCGAGGGGCAGTTCAAAGAGTTTTGCAGCATGCTGCCGGAGTACGCCGACTACTGTTACGGCGAGGGCAACATGCACGACACGGTGATGCTGCTGGGGATGCTCGGCTGGGACCAGTACGACGGCAAGGTGGAGTTCCTCACCGAGCTGTTCGCCAGCTCCGGCACCGGCCAGGTTAACGCCGTTTTCCCCCTGCCCGCGTAA
- the hpaE gene encoding 5-carboxymethyl-2-hydroxymuconate semialdehyde dehydrogenase, which produces MKKINHWINGKNVAGSEYFHTTNPASGEVLAEVASGGEAEVHQAVAAAKEAFPKWANLPMKERARLMRRLGDLIDQNVPEIAAMETADTGLPIHQTKNVLIPRASHNFEFFAEVCQQMNGKTYPVDDKMLNYTLVQPVGVCALVSPWNVPFMTATWKVAPCLALGNTAVLKMSELSPLTADRLGELALEAGIPAGVLNVVQGYGATAGDALVRHHDVRAVSFTGGTATGRNIMKNAGLKKYSMELGGKSPVLIFEDADIERALDAALFTIFSINGERCTAGSRIFIQQSIYPEFVKRFAERANRLRVGDPTDPTTQIGALISQQHWEKVSGYIRLGIEEGATLLAGGPDKPTDLPAHLKGGNFLRPTVLADVDNRMRVAQEEIFGPVACLLPFKDEAEGLRLANDVEYGLASYIWTQDVSKVLRLARNIEAGMVFVNTQNVRDLRQPFGGVKASGTGREGGEYSFEVFAEMKNVCISMGDHPIPKWGI; this is translated from the coding sequence ATGAAAAAGATTAACCACTGGATAAACGGTAAAAACGTCGCCGGAAGCGAGTACTTCCACACCACCAACCCGGCCTCCGGCGAGGTATTAGCGGAAGTCGCCTCCGGCGGTGAAGCTGAAGTTCACCAGGCCGTCGCCGCCGCCAAAGAGGCGTTTCCAAAGTGGGCTAACCTGCCGATGAAGGAGCGCGCGCGCCTGATGCGCCGTCTGGGGGATCTGATCGACCAGAACGTCCCGGAGATCGCCGCGATGGAAACCGCCGATACCGGGCTGCCGATCCACCAGACCAAAAACGTGCTCATTCCGCGCGCCTCGCACAACTTCGAGTTCTTCGCCGAGGTGTGCCAGCAGATGAACGGCAAGACCTATCCGGTTGACGACAAGATGCTCAACTATACCCTGGTGCAGCCGGTGGGCGTCTGCGCGCTGGTGTCGCCGTGGAACGTGCCGTTTATGACCGCTACCTGGAAGGTTGCGCCGTGCCTGGCACTCGGAAACACCGCAGTGTTGAAGATGTCTGAACTCTCCCCGCTGACCGCCGACCGTCTGGGCGAGCTGGCGCTGGAGGCGGGTATTCCGGCGGGCGTGCTCAACGTGGTGCAGGGCTACGGCGCAACGGCGGGCGACGCGCTGGTGCGCCATCACGACGTGCGCGCCGTCTCCTTCACCGGCGGCACCGCCACCGGGCGCAACATCATGAAAAACGCCGGGCTGAAGAAGTACTCCATGGAGCTGGGCGGCAAATCCCCGGTGCTGATTTTTGAAGATGCCGACATCGAGCGCGCGCTGGACGCCGCCCTGTTCACCATCTTCTCCATCAACGGCGAGCGCTGCACCGCCGGCTCGCGCATCTTTATCCAGCAGAGCATCTACCCGGAATTCGTGAAGCGCTTTGCCGAGCGCGCCAACCGCCTGCGCGTGGGCGACCCGACCGATCCGACCACCCAGATTGGCGCGCTCATCAGCCAACAGCACTGGGAAAAAGTCTCCGGCTACATCCGCCTCGGCATTGAAGAGGGCGCGACCCTGCTGGCGGGCGGCCCGGACAAACCGACCGACCTGCCTGCGCATCTGAAGGGCGGCAACTTCCTGCGCCCGACCGTGCTGGCGGACGTCGACAACCGCATGCGCGTGGCGCAGGAGGAGATCTTCGGGCCGGTGGCCTGCCTGCTGCCGTTTAAGGACGAAGCGGAAGGCCTGCGCCTGGCGAACGACGTGGAGTACGGCCTGGCGTCATACATCTGGACCCAGGACGTCAGCAAGGTACTGCGCCTGGCGCGCAATATCGAAGCGGGCATGGTGTTTGTGAACACCCAGAACGTGCGCGACCTGCGCCAGCCGTTTGGCGGCGTGAAGGCCTCCGGCACCGGCCGCGAGGGCGGCGAGTATAGCTTCGAGGTGTTCGCGGAGATGAAGAACGTCTGCATCTCCATGGGCGACCATCCGATTCCAAAGTGGGGGATCTGA
- the hpaG gene encoding 4-hydroxyphenylacetate degradation bifunctional isomerase/decarboxylase, with translation MKGTVFAVALNHQSQREAWREAFEKAPYNTPPKTAVWFIKPHNTVIRAGEPIPFPHGETVLSGATVALVVGKTASRVRAEDAAAYIAGYALANEVSLPEESFYRPAIKAKCRDGFCPLGELVAVDNVDSLTIITEINGREADHWSTADLQRNAAELLSTLSEFATLNPGDAILLGTPQSRVEIRPGDRVRILAEGFPPLENPVVDERSVTIAHSTPPHATLFALGLNYADHASELDFKPPTEPLVFIKAPNTFNGDGQTSVRPNNIEYMHYEAELVVVIGKTARKVSEAEAMDYVAGYTVCNDYAIRDYLENYYRPNLRVKSRDGLTPISPHIVPKAAIPDPHNLTLRTFVNGELRQEGTTADLIFSIPYLIAYLSDFMTLQPGDMIATGTPKGLSDVVPGDEVVVEVEGVGRLVNRIVSEETAK, from the coding sequence ATGAAAGGTACCGTTTTTGCCGTCGCCCTCAACCATCAAAGCCAGCGCGAAGCCTGGCGTGAGGCCTTTGAAAAAGCGCCCTACAACACGCCGCCGAAAACGGCGGTGTGGTTTATCAAACCGCATAACACGGTGATTCGCGCGGGCGAGCCGATTCCCTTCCCGCACGGGGAAACGGTGCTGAGCGGCGCGACGGTGGCGCTGGTGGTGGGCAAAACCGCCAGCAGGGTGCGCGCGGAGGACGCCGCGGCGTACATTGCAGGGTACGCGCTCGCCAACGAGGTGAGCCTGCCGGAAGAGAGCTTCTACCGCCCGGCCATCAAGGCCAAATGCCGGGACGGATTTTGCCCGCTCGGCGAGCTGGTCGCCGTTGATAACGTGGATAGCCTGACGATCATCACCGAGATCAACGGCCGCGAAGCGGACCACTGGAGCACGGCCGATCTTCAGCGTAACGCCGCCGAACTGCTGAGCACCCTGAGCGAGTTCGCCACCCTCAATCCCGGCGATGCGATCCTGCTCGGCACCCCGCAAAGCCGCGTTGAGATCCGCCCGGGCGATCGCGTGCGCATTCTGGCAGAAGGCTTTCCGCCGCTGGAAAACCCGGTGGTGGATGAGCGTAGCGTCACTATTGCGCACAGCACGCCGCCGCACGCCACGCTGTTTGCCCTCGGTCTGAACTATGCCGACCACGCCAGCGAGCTGGACTTCAAGCCGCCGACCGAGCCGCTGGTATTTATCAAAGCGCCAAACACCTTCAACGGCGACGGCCAGACGTCGGTGCGCCCGAACAATATCGAATACATGCACTACGAAGCGGAGCTGGTGGTGGTCATCGGTAAAACCGCCCGCAAGGTCAGCGAAGCCGAGGCGATGGACTATGTTGCGGGCTATACGGTCTGCAACGACTACGCCATCCGCGACTACCTGGAAAACTACTACCGCCCGAACCTGAGGGTGAAAAGCCGCGACGGGCTGACGCCCATTTCCCCCCACATCGTGCCGAAAGCGGCGATTCCCGACCCGCACAACCTCACCCTGCGCACCTTCGTCAACGGCGAGCTGCGCCAGGAAGGGACCACGGCGGATCTGATCTTCAGCATCCCGTACCTGATTGCGTACCTGAGCGATTTTATGACCCTGCAGCCGGGCGACATGATCGCCACCGGCACGCCGAAGGGGCTGTCCGACGTGGTGCCGGGCGATGAGGTGGTGGTGGAAGTGGAAGGTGTGGGACGCCTGGTGAACCGAATTGTCAGCGAGGAGACTGCAAAATGA
- the hpaR gene encoding homoprotocatechuate degradation operon regulator HpaR: protein MHDSLTIALLQAREAAMSYFRPIVKRHNLTEQQWRIVRVLAEHPSMDFHDLAFRTCILRPSLTGILTRMERDGLVLRLKPVNDQRKLYVSLTKEGNALYEHAQAQVEEAYQQIEAEYTPEKMKQLTALLEEFIELGNRHNAAREEE, encoded by the coding sequence ATGCATGATTCATTAACCATCGCGCTGCTGCAGGCGCGGGAAGCGGCGATGTCGTACTTCCGCCCGATCGTGAAGCGCCATAACCTGACCGAGCAGCAGTGGCGCATTGTGCGCGTGCTGGCTGAACATCCGTCGATGGATTTTCACGATCTGGCGTTTCGCACCTGCATCCTGCGCCCGAGCCTGACGGGCATTCTGACGCGGATGGAGCGCGACGGCCTGGTGCTGCGCTTAAAGCCGGTGAACGACCAGCGCAAGCTGTACGTGTCGCTGACCAAAGAGGGGAATGCGCTGTATGAACACGCCCAGGCGCAGGTCGAAGAGGCGTATCAGCAGATCGAGGCGGAATACACGCCGGAGAAGATGAAACAGCTGACGGCGCTGCTGGAAGAGTTTATTGAACTCGGAAACCGGCATAACGCAGCGCGGGAAGAAGAGTAA